The following are encoded in a window of Armatimonas rosea genomic DNA:
- a CDS encoding prepilin-type N-terminal cleavage/methylation domain-containing protein, producing MSYTKLRPRGFTLIELLVVIAIIAILAAILFPVFAQAREKSRSASCLSNQKQLGLALMQYIQDYDEAYPLAVGTLVTGAVVRPQHWGADLIGGVNVPVTIVPAGVTVPSLLNPYIKNGQLINCPSAAQRPGVNTAAVGYMLNDLVVGQSQAVFTAPAQTVLTAESSTATGSLLGTQPINQLRLNVGHAVNRIASYNLSGQGPAPIASPLVTIPTVARPTNVLFDQADLDDVNRHSGGGNFLYADGHAKWAKVNTNVAGIPQGVFFPLAAQVRTNAINTNGGPVLDNTNEPVPGGLMYNYQGTFHLN from the coding sequence ATGTCGTACACCAAGCTTCGCCCCCGTGGATTCACGCTCATTGAGCTACTTGTCGTGATTGCCATTATCGCTATCTTAGCCGCAATCCTCTTCCCCGTCTTTGCACAGGCACGCGAGAAGTCACGGAGCGCGAGCTGCCTCTCCAACCAGAAGCAGCTTGGGCTGGCCCTCATGCAGTACATCCAGGACTACGACGAAGCCTACCCCCTCGCGGTGGGCACCTTGGTCACCGGTGCGGTGGTTCGTCCGCAGCACTGGGGCGCGGATCTGATCGGCGGTGTCAATGTCCCTGTCACGATCGTGCCGGCGGGGGTGACAGTGCCCAGCCTCCTCAATCCCTACATCAAGAACGGCCAGCTCATCAACTGCCCCTCTGCCGCGCAGCGCCCGGGCGTGAACACCGCCGCCGTGGGCTACATGCTCAATGACCTGGTTGTCGGACAGTCACAGGCCGTCTTTACCGCGCCCGCCCAGACTGTCTTGACCGCCGAGAGTAGCACCGCAACCGGCTCGCTGCTGGGAACACAGCCCATCAACCAGCTCCGCCTCAATGTCGGGCACGCGGTCAACCGAATCGCCAGCTACAATCTCTCCGGCCAGGGCCCTGCCCCGATCGCAAGCCCCCTCGTGACCATCCCCACCGTGGCTCGTCCTACCAATGTCCTGTTTGACCAGGCCGACCTCGACGATGTCAACCGCCACTCGGGCGGTGGGAACTTCCTCTACGCCGACGGCCACGCCAAGTGGGCCAAGGTCAACACCAATGTCGCAGGGATTCCCCAGGGGGTCTTCTTCCCGCTAGCGGCTCAGGTACGTACCAATGCGATAAACACAAACGGCGGCCCCGTGCTCGACAACACCAACGAGCCGGTTCCCGGTGGCCTGATGTACAACTACCAGGGCACGTTCCACCTCAACTAG